In Caproiciproducens sp. NJN-50, the following are encoded in one genomic region:
- a CDS encoding Ig-like domain-containing protein — translation MKLEFGCQTFTLTVVRKKQGNTYKIRCCKPVDNVLQYSSYSDELNGYTNPDADSGSPVFTEQPENADVRSGATAVFAVSVKPGDGQDVSYQWQSCSGSGWKDISGAEDSSYSVPVASDTQDGDSYRCCVTQMVNNQFFSIVSQSASIRVGKGATGLDLDPVGAATVFDDVTLKAAVTEEFSGADEITPSGTVTFTAVNDLTGDSETIGRKDLEADWTASLNWKPDSAGSYHITASYGGDSHLEECSGSLESVAVGPKVTDFTVQQPQNYQYTGKEVKPDDFGVYDDAASTTKPLKKDTDYILSYSDDCTDAGTVKITVTGVGNYEGSSGSTEFAIVPIELRLDLSADIRGNSDGGKNLLLKAKAANAVDAPKGTVAFQRGDTVIAENIPLKDGTASYQWDDVPNGSYDLSAVYLPSDQDNYSFEETDGSKTTATVEIPADGVKLNRSALTLKAGGAAAALTAEVSPPGSDQTVSWSSNDPGIADVDDDGVVTPVAVGKAKITVTTEDGGFTDICSVTVQEEDVAATGVRLNRSSLTLKAGGAPAALTAAISPSDATDQNVSWSSDAPDIADVDDNGLVTPVAAGKAEITVTTEDGGFTDACSVTVQDGDIPVTGVKLDRSVMTLKAGGDTETLTATVSPFNAANPDVNWSSDDPGVADVDDDGVVTPVAAGKAKITVTTDDGSLTDTCDVTVRDGTWVTGVKLSPSLLTLTAGGAAARLTAAVSPSDAANQNVIWSSDHPNIASVKDGTVTPKSAGSAVITVTTEDGGYADTCQVTVEKSLDHSDDSGHSSSGSHSSSTSSSNPAPAPAAPSDLTDAGTNAAADLTGATMPAGVSRVTFSAEREPVDGGTGQGSDSQGENLFKIVESDSNLDVIGDPVIYNLKLLDQNGVPISGFSGKVTVRIPLPEGLRGTPHVYRYEESTGTFTDMNTAVENGFLVFETDHFSSYAIAGVGDSVTLDTTSYQMAVGGRYQIGVRLTGSKAASVKFHSTDDRIASVSKLANGNYQVDGKGNGAAYIMFDVYDGKNNLLTHASVRIDVKPGVRPGGNPARQYGVY, via the coding sequence GTGAAATTGGAATTTGGTTGCCAGACTTTCACTTTGACAGTTGTGAGAAAGAAGCAAGGCAATACCTATAAAATCCGCTGCTGCAAGCCGGTCGACAATGTTTTGCAGTACAGCTCTTACAGCGACGAGCTCAACGGTTACACCAATCCCGACGCTGACAGCGGCTCCCCTGTGTTTACGGAGCAGCCGGAAAACGCCGACGTGCGCAGCGGCGCGACCGCGGTCTTTGCCGTTTCCGTCAAGCCGGGCGACGGGCAGGATGTCAGCTACCAGTGGCAGTCCTGCTCCGGCAGCGGCTGGAAAGATATTTCCGGCGCGGAGGATTCCAGTTACTCCGTCCCCGTTGCATCCGACACACAGGATGGAGACAGCTACCGATGCTGTGTCACCCAGATGGTGAATAACCAGTTTTTCTCCATTGTTTCCCAATCCGCATCCATCCGGGTGGGTAAAGGCGCGACCGGGCTGGATCTGGATCCGGTGGGCGCGGCGACCGTGTTTGACGACGTCACGCTGAAAGCGGCGGTAACCGAAGAATTCAGCGGCGCGGACGAAATCACTCCTTCCGGCACGGTCACCTTTACCGCTGTAAATGATTTGACCGGTGACAGCGAAACAATCGGCAGGAAGGACCTGGAAGCCGATTGGACGGCGAGCCTGAACTGGAAGCCCGATTCGGCGGGCAGCTATCATATTACCGCGTCTTATGGCGGGGACAGTCATTTGGAGGAGTGCTCCGGCAGTCTCGAAAGCGTCGCGGTCGGTCCGAAGGTGACCGACTTTACGGTTCAGCAGCCCCAGAATTATCAGTACACGGGCAAAGAGGTCAAACCGGACGATTTCGGCGTTTATGACGATGCGGCCAGCACCACAAAGCCGCTGAAAAAAGACACGGATTATATCCTTTCCTACAGCGACGACTGTACGGATGCCGGAACCGTGAAGATCACCGTGACCGGCGTGGGCAATTACGAGGGCAGCAGCGGCAGCACGGAGTTTGCTATTGTCCCGATTGAACTCCGGCTGGATTTGTCGGCGGACATCCGCGGCAACTCCGACGGAGGCAAGAACCTTCTGTTAAAGGCAAAAGCCGCCAATGCGGTGGACGCCCCGAAAGGCACGGTCGCCTTCCAGCGGGGCGATACGGTCATCGCCGAAAATATACCCTTGAAAGACGGTACCGCCAGTTATCAGTGGGATGATGTGCCGAACGGCAGCTATGATCTGTCAGCCGTATATCTTCCCTCCGACCAGGATAATTACTCCTTTGAGGAAACCGACGGCTCAAAAACAACAGCTACGGTGGAGATACCGGCGGACGGAGTCAAACTGAATCGCTCCGCCCTGACCCTGAAGGCCGGAGGCGCGGCCGCGGCTCTGACCGCTGAGGTGTCTCCTCCCGGCTCTGACCAGACGGTAAGCTGGTCGTCCAATGATCCCGGGATTGCCGATGTGGATGACGACGGGGTTGTGACACCTGTCGCTGTGGGCAAGGCCAAAATTACCGTCACAACGGAAGACGGCGGCTTTACGGATATCTGCAGCGTGACCGTGCAGGAGGAAGACGTGGCGGCAACCGGAGTCAGGCTGAACCGTTCTTCCCTGACTTTGAAAGCCGGAGGAGCTCCGGCGGCCCTGACGGCGGCGATTTCCCCGTCCGATGCGACCGATCAGAATGTAAGCTGGTCCTCCGATGCTCCCGACATCGCGGATGTGGACGATAATGGATTGGTGACTCCCGTTGCCGCAGGCAAGGCCGAAATCACCGTTACGACGGAGGACGGCGGCTTTACGGATGCCTGCAGCGTGACTGTTCAGGACGGCGACATTCCTGTAACCGGAGTCAAGCTGGACCGCTCTGTCATGACGCTGAAAGCCGGGGGTGATACGGAAACCTTGACCGCAACGGTCTCCCCGTTTAATGCGGCCAATCCGGATGTAAACTGGTCGTCCGACGATCCCGGTGTCGCGGATGTGGATGACGACGGCGTGGTGACGCCCGTTGCCGCAGGCAAGGCCAAAATCACCGTCACGACGGACGACGGCAGCCTGACGGATACCTGTGATGTGACGGTGCGGGACGGCACCTGGGTTACCGGGGTCAAGCTGAGCCCCTCCCTTCTGACCCTGACGGCGGGAGGCGCGGCCGCAAGGCTGACCGCGGCGGTATCGCCTTCCGATGCGGCCAATCAAAACGTAATCTGGTCGTCGGATCACCCGAACATTGCGAGCGTGAAAGACGGAACCGTGACGCCGAAAAGCGCCGGGTCCGCGGTGATTACCGTCACGACGGAGGACGGCGGCTATGCGGATACCTGTCAGGTAACCGTGGAAAAAAGCCTGGATCACTCCGATGATTCCGGTCATTCTTCTTCAGGATCACATTCTTCCTCCACGTCATCCTCCAATCCCGCACCCGCACCCGCTGCCCCGTCCGATTTGACGGACGCGGGTACAAACGCCGCCGCGGATCTGACCGGAGCCACGATGCCTGCCGGCGTGTCGCGGGTTACATTTTCAGCGGAACGGGAGCCGGTCGACGGAGGTACGGGCCAAGGCTCCGATTCGCAGGGCGAAAACCTCTTTAAGATTGTTGAGTCGGATTCGAATCTGGATGTAATCGGAGACCCGGTGATTTACAATTTAAAGCTCCTCGACCAGAACGGCGTCCCGATTTCGGGATTCAGCGGCAAAGTCACCGTCAGAATCCCGCTCCCGGAGGGACTTCGCGGCACGCCGCATGTTTACCGTTATGAGGAAAGCACCGGAACGTTCACCGACATGAATACAGCCGTCGAAAACGGGTTCCTTGTCTTTGAAACCGACCATTTCAGCAGTTACGCGATTGCGGGTGTCGGCGACTCGGTCACGCTGGATACAACAAGCTACCAGATGGCGGTCGGCGGACGGTATCAGATCGGCGTGAGGCTGACCGGGTCCAAAGCTGCGTCTGTGAAATTCCATTCCACCGATGACCGGATCGCCTCCGTATCGAAGCTGGCTAACGGAAATTATCAGGTGGACGGAAAAGGAAACGGCGCCGCGTACATCATGTTCGATGTATACGACGGAAAAAACAATCTGCTGACTCATGCGTCGGTTCGGATCGACGTAAAACCGGGAGTCAGGCCCGGGGGCAATCCCGCAAGGCAGTACGGAGTTTATTGA
- a CDS encoding dihydrodipicolinate synthase family protein produces MAKSVTMRGITAPVLTPFHQDGTVNYEEYKRLNRYITENGVGGVFVCGTTGEFVNLTIQERKLLLSAAMESVKPGTNVLFNTTAMNLEDTKELLDWSKKCGADAVSFTAPYYHKYDQKALISYFQKTAQLAGEQTVYLYNMVGMTHNAITPAVLKAVVENCPNVRGIKDSSMDFMVLLNYQCVIEDDSFEIITGNDAQVLTALQAGAAGGVIAAASVFPALCAEIWDKFRKGDLEGSREAQTKVLKLRELFRAVMPVMSHKRALELQGFQMGPARFPFRDLTEEENKKVEMTIRDLGLL; encoded by the coding sequence TTGGCAAAATCCGTTACCATGAGGGGAATCACCGCGCCGGTTCTGACGCCGTTTCATCAGGACGGCACCGTCAACTACGAGGAGTACAAAAGGCTGAACCGCTATATCACGGAAAACGGGGTCGGCGGCGTCTTTGTCTGCGGCACGACGGGGGAATTCGTCAATCTCACGATTCAGGAGCGCAAGCTCCTGCTGTCCGCCGCGATGGAAAGTGTGAAGCCGGGGACCAATGTCCTGTTCAACACGACGGCGATGAATCTGGAGGATACGAAGGAACTTCTGGACTGGTCGAAAAAATGCGGGGCGGACGCGGTTTCCTTCACAGCTCCCTATTACCATAAATATGACCAGAAAGCGCTGATCTCCTATTTCCAGAAGACCGCGCAGCTGGCGGGGGAGCAGACCGTTTACTTATATAATATGGTCGGCATGACGCACAACGCGATCACCCCGGCGGTGCTGAAGGCGGTTGTGGAAAACTGCCCCAATGTCAGAGGAATCAAGGACAGCAGCATGGATTTTATGGTTCTGCTCAATTATCAATGCGTGATCGAGGACGATTCCTTTGAGATCATCACCGGGAACGATGCGCAGGTGCTGACCGCCCTGCAGGCGGGCGCGGCCGGCGGCGTGATTGCCGCGGCAAGCGTGTTCCCTGCGCTGTGCGCCGAGATCTGGGACAAGTTCCGGAAAGGGGATCTGGAGGGTTCGCGCGAGGCGCAGACAAAGGTCCTGAAACTGAGGGAACTTTTCCGCGCCGTCATGCCGGTCATGTCCCATAAAAGGGCGCTGGAGCTTCAGGGCTTCCAAATGGGCCCCGCCCGTTTTCCGTTCCGGGATCTGACCGAGGAGGAGAACAAGAAGGTCGAGATGACGATACGCGACCTGGGCCTGCTTTAA
- a CDS encoding tripartite tricarboxylate transporter substrate binding protein: MKKLLSLLLCAGLLLTTAACSNSASSGSSAPSAGSSAAGAASAQKPANFPKKPITFIVPWSAGGTSDGQIRALSSLGQKYFGVACTVVNRDGAGGTIATTEFVNTKADGYTLCLEACGVFTTQPFIKDDIKYSMDDFKPVIGTTVEPIIMVASKSSGIKSLDDLKKKGGTISYGFSGAGSLPQLSQQRFFEMAGLKSSAVPFDGGAPTITALLGAHIDVAAAHPGEIAQYLASGDVVPLGIFSPERDSREALKNIPTFKEQGYDIDMSVWKFLMVPKDTPDDIANYLTDTLAQMEKDPEFTKYCENNTLAISGYKPDEIVTKIKDEAAVNKELLKK, translated from the coding sequence ATGAAAAAACTGTTATCACTGCTTTTGTGTGCAGGACTGTTGCTCACAACAGCCGCATGTTCCAATTCAGCCTCGTCCGGTTCATCAGCGCCGTCGGCGGGATCTTCCGCAGCCGGGGCGGCATCGGCCCAGAAACCCGCGAATTTCCCCAAAAAGCCGATTACCTTTATCGTTCCGTGGTCGGCGGGCGGAACTTCCGACGGACAGATCCGCGCGCTTTCCAGCCTGGGACAGAAGTATTTCGGCGTTGCCTGCACGGTTGTAAACCGTGACGGGGCGGGCGGGACGATTGCCACGACCGAGTTTGTCAACACAAAGGCCGACGGCTACACCCTCTGCCTGGAAGCCTGCGGCGTATTCACCACCCAGCCGTTTATCAAGGACGATATCAAGTACAGCATGGACGACTTCAAACCCGTGATCGGCACAACCGTCGAACCTATCATCATGGTGGCCAGCAAATCCTCCGGGATCAAATCCCTTGACGACCTGAAGAAAAAGGGGGGCACCATCAGCTACGGTTTCTCCGGCGCGGGCAGCCTGCCCCAGCTTTCCCAGCAGAGGTTCTTTGAAATGGCCGGCCTCAAGTCAAGCGCGGTTCCCTTTGACGGAGGCGCTCCGACCATCACGGCTCTGCTTGGCGCGCATATCGACGTCGCAGCGGCACATCCGGGCGAAATCGCTCAGTACCTCGCGTCCGGCGACGTTGTCCCGCTCGGCATTTTCTCTCCGGAGCGCGACTCCAGAGAAGCTCTGAAGAATATCCCGACGTTTAAGGAACAGGGTTACGATATCGACATGAGCGTCTGGAAATTCCTGATGGTTCCGAAAGACACGCCCGACGACATTGCAAATTATCTGACCGATACCCTGGCTCAGATGGAAAAGGATCCCGAGTTTACAAAGTACTGCGAGAACAATACCCTTGCCATTTCCGGGTACAAGCCGGATGAGATCGTGACAAAGATTAAGGATGAGGCGGCCGTCAACAAGGAACTGCTGAAAAAGTAA
- a CDS encoding type II toxin-antitoxin system YafQ family toxin: MLKIEYQGQFKKDYKEAIKRGYNPELLAEVVSILANEQPLPPKYKDHNLTNSRNYKGMRECHIQPDWLLVYQISKKVLILRLIRTGSHSDLF, encoded by the coding sequence ATGCTTAAGATCGAATATCAAGGGCAATTCAAAAAAGACTACAAAGAGGCAATAAAGAGGGGATACAACCCGGAGCTGCTGGCCGAAGTGGTTTCCATACTGGCGAACGAACAGCCCCTTCCTCCGAAGTACAAAGACCACAACCTGACGAACTCCCGGAACTACAAGGGCATGAGAGAGTGTCATATTCAACCTGACTGGCTGCTTGTCTATCAGATCAGCAAGAAGGTCCTTATTTTGCGGCTGATTAGAACAGGCAGCCATAGTGATTTATTTTAG
- a CDS encoding tripartite tricarboxylate transporter TctB family protein gives MSDYKKNLVSSLIFLVLGITLMIFIPITIPLSEATEVGPRAFPYFIAAAMILLSAVLLISTLLQRGKQGLQGEKPEEKEPQYRQNELRALALIGITLLYIFLFDKIGYFLSTLLSSTLVLLLFRVKKIWYYLVVYAVGAGIYFAFTKLLFVTLP, from the coding sequence ATGAGCGATTATAAAAAGAATTTGGTTTCTTCTCTGATTTTTTTGGTTCTGGGGATCACCCTGATGATTTTTATCCCGATTACGATTCCTCTGAGCGAGGCCACTGAGGTAGGCCCCCGGGCGTTTCCGTATTTCATTGCGGCCGCGATGATTTTGCTGAGCGCGGTGCTTTTGATCTCCACTTTGCTCCAGCGCGGAAAACAGGGTCTGCAGGGGGAAAAACCCGAAGAGAAAGAACCGCAGTACCGGCAGAATGAATTGCGGGCTCTGGCTCTGATCGGAATCACCCTTCTGTACATTTTCCTGTTTGATAAAATCGGATACTTTCTTTCCACCCTGCTGAGCTCGACGCTGGTCCTGCTGCTGTTCCGGGTGAAAAAGATCTGGTATTATCTGGTCGTTTACGCCGTGGGCGCGGGGATTTATTTTGCGTTCACCAAACTGCTGTTCGTCACGTTACCCTAG
- the ilvD gene encoding dihydroxy-acid dehydratase: MNLDYKDPKYRSSHVVNGISMAGPRAHLRGMGLLNEELSKPFIGVINTYNEMHPGHVHLNRIGEFVKAGVRSAGGVPFEVNTISICDGFAQGHVGMCSVLPSREVIADSIEVYANAHQLDGLVLIGGCDKIVPAMLMAALRINIPAIIVTGGPMLPAEYKGKSYATYELKEMTGQLMRGEISKEEYEYMEGLMSPVPGSCAMMGTANSMSIVAEAMGLTMPGCACAHAVTGKKNRIAKQSGYEIVRLVENNICPRDIVTQKMLDLAVTVAMSVGGSTNLSLHMPAIAREAHLHMTLEDIERISSSTPYLAKIKPSGSHTLLDLDRAGGAGGVMRELEPLLDLDQMTVNGKTHRENVSQVMERDNGVIHTIENAYSKQSSLAVLHGNLAPDGCVVKQTAVSPKMRRHTGPARCFESEEAAVKAIYGQKISHGDVIVLRNEGPQGGPGMREMLTATAALVGMGYSESVALVTDGRFSGATRGPCIGHVSPEASRRGPIAAVRDGDIVEIDIDARTIHVKLSKEEIAQRLAQLPPYTPKVTEGYLARYSREVSSANEGAVLK, translated from the coding sequence ATGAATCTGGATTACAAAGACCCTAAATACCGCAGTTCGCATGTGGTCAACGGCATCAGCATGGCCGGCCCGCGGGCGCATCTGCGGGGGATGGGGCTTCTCAACGAGGAGCTTTCCAAACCGTTTATCGGCGTCATTAACACTTACAATGAGATGCATCCGGGGCATGTCCACCTCAACCGCATCGGCGAGTTCGTAAAGGCGGGCGTGCGTTCCGCCGGAGGGGTCCCGTTTGAAGTCAACACGATCTCCATCTGCGACGGATTCGCGCAGGGGCATGTTGGCATGTGCAGCGTTCTTCCCAGCAGGGAAGTCATTGCCGATTCGATTGAGGTTTATGCGAACGCCCATCAGCTGGACGGCCTGGTGCTGATCGGCGGATGCGACAAAATCGTTCCCGCCATGCTGATGGCGGCCCTTCGAATCAATATTCCAGCGATTATCGTAACGGGCGGGCCGATGCTCCCTGCCGAATACAAAGGGAAAAGTTACGCCACCTACGAGCTGAAGGAAATGACCGGGCAGCTGATGCGCGGCGAGATCTCCAAGGAAGAGTACGAGTACATGGAGGGCCTGATGTCGCCGGTTCCCGGTTCCTGTGCGATGATGGGGACCGCGAACAGCATGTCGATCGTCGCGGAGGCCATGGGTCTCACCATGCCGGGTTGTGCCTGCGCTCACGCCGTGACGGGAAAAAAGAACCGGATCGCGAAGCAGAGCGGTTATGAGATCGTCCGGCTGGTTGAAAACAATATCTGCCCGCGCGACATCGTCACGCAGAAGATGCTGGACCTTGCCGTGACGGTTGCGATGAGCGTCGGCGGCTCCACGAACCTGAGCCTTCATATGCCGGCAATCGCGCGGGAAGCGCATCTGCATATGACGCTGGAGGACATTGAACGGATCTCCTCGTCGACCCCGTACCTTGCCAAAATCAAACCGTCCGGCAGCCATACATTGCTGGACCTGGACCGCGCGGGCGGAGCCGGCGGCGTGATGCGCGAGCTGGAACCGCTTTTGGATCTGGACCAGATGACGGTGAACGGAAAGACGCACCGCGAAAACGTCTCGCAGGTGATGGAACGGGATAACGGCGTCATTCATACCATCGAAAACGCTTACAGCAAACAGAGCTCTCTTGCCGTTCTCCACGGAAATCTCGCTCCGGACGGCTGCGTCGTCAAGCAGACGGCCGTCAGCCCCAAGATGCGCAGGCACACCGGGCCGGCGCGCTGCTTTGAATCGGAGGAGGCCGCGGTGAAAGCGATCTATGGGCAAAAGATCAGTCACGGGGACGTCATCGTTCTCCGCAACGAAGGGCCTCAGGGAGGACCTGGAATGCGCGAGATGCTGACCGCTACGGCCGCTCTGGTCGGCATGGGCTATTCCGAGTCGGTCGCCCTCGTGACGGACGGGCGTTTTTCCGGGGCGACGCGCGGGCCGTGCATCGGTCATGTTTCGCCCGAAGCTTCCCGCAGGGGGCCGATCGCGGCCGTGCGGGACGGAGACATCGTCGAGATCGATATCGATGCCCGGACCATTCACGTGAAGCTGAGCAAGGAAGAAATCGCGCAGAGGCTGGCACAGCTTCCGCCGTATACGCCAAAGGTCACCGAGGGATATCTTGCGCGCTATTCCCGCGAAGTTTCCTCCGCCAACGAGGGAGCGGTCCTAAAATAA
- a CDS encoding IclR family transcriptional regulator, with protein MLTEQQQEFQKKLSSYSSLKVLQTLLALSSSNNYMGISELTEITGLSASTMHRILQELLECGFVAKDEQQKKYRIGFEAMVLAEHMEAANYLLEASKEEMRRLNELTQETINLIALDGFQGIYIGKLEARNQIAMRSKVGWKIPLYCTSGGKLLLAYQSEAWLEDYLDATPLQKHTEYTITDREALKRELKKVRQENFSVDNQEHNSDVICVAAPIFSRNHEITATIGVAAPNYRFSLQKAISYKDEIIAAGKAVTELLVR; from the coding sequence ATGCTGACTGAGCAGCAGCAAGAATTTCAAAAAAAGCTCTCTTCTTACAGTTCTCTCAAGGTTCTGCAGACCCTGCTCGCGCTTTCCAGTTCAAATAATTATATGGGGATCAGCGAGCTGACTGAGATCACCGGTCTCAGTGCAAGCACGATGCACAGAATACTCCAGGAGCTTTTGGAGTGCGGCTTCGTGGCCAAGGACGAACAGCAGAAAAAATATCGCATCGGTTTTGAAGCGATGGTTCTGGCGGAGCACATGGAGGCCGCCAATTACCTGTTGGAGGCATCCAAGGAGGAGATGCGGCGCCTGAACGAACTGACTCAGGAGACGATCAATCTAATTGCGCTGGACGGTTTTCAGGGAATTTATATCGGGAAGCTGGAAGCTAGAAACCAAATCGCGATGCGTTCCAAAGTCGGGTGGAAAATCCCCCTTTACTGCACAAGCGGGGGAAAACTTCTCCTTGCTTATCAGAGCGAAGCATGGCTGGAGGATTATTTGGATGCCACGCCTCTGCAGAAACATACCGAATACACGATCACTGACCGGGAAGCCCTGAAGAGGGAACTCAAAAAGGTCCGGCAGGAAAACTTCTCGGTGGATAATCAGGAACATAATTCGGACGTTATCTGCGTTGCCGCGCCGATTTTTTCCAGAAATCATGAAATTACCGCCACAATTGGCGTTGCGGCCCCGAACTACCGCTTTTCCCTGCAAAAAGCCATCTCCTATAAGGATGAGATCATTGCAGCGGGAAAAGCGGTGACCGAGCTGCTTGTAAGATAA
- a CDS encoding nucleoside-diphosphate kinase yields the protein MENTVDAQYRVYKRRWLVLSVYVLVDAIMQLLWATFFSITTEAWHFYGFKDQASGETAMSNLSMIVMLGMVFLSFFSIWAYDKFGWYKTVGAAAIIMAISALFRGFYGESYSAVFICTIGISIAQPFILNSFGILATKWFPPKERATVNGKAVIPIVLAGSNDIIQSVRNIVGATEPSKAEHGTIRGDLGKGDNYEKADLEHRLVANLIHASDSEMAVKREIGIWLPDFHFDSCEKEARQYL from the coding sequence ATGGAAAACACAGTCGATGCGCAATACAGAGTTTATAAGCGTCGGTGGCTTGTTCTCTCAGTGTATGTACTCGTTGACGCGATCATGCAGCTCCTTTGGGCGACGTTCTTTTCAATAACGACAGAAGCCTGGCATTTTTATGGCTTTAAAGATCAGGCGTCGGGTGAAACGGCCATGAGCAATCTCTCGATGATCGTTATGCTGGGTATGGTGTTTCTGTCATTTTTCTCAATCTGGGCATACGACAAATTCGGGTGGTACAAAACAGTGGGAGCCGCTGCGATTATTATGGCGATTTCTGCCTTGTTCAGGGGCTTCTATGGCGAAAGTTACAGCGCGGTATTTATTTGTACAATAGGCATTTCGATAGCTCAGCCGTTTATTCTGAATTCCTTTGGCATCCTGGCTACCAAATGGTTTCCGCCTAAGGAACGCGCTACGGTAAACGGAAAAGCTGTTATCCCAATAGTACTCGCGGGATCTAATGATATTATCCAGAGTGTCAGAAACATTGTGGGTGCTACTGAGCCGTCGAAAGCGGAACATGGGACAATCAGAGGGGACTTGGGGAAGGGTGACAATTATGAGAAAGCAGATTTAGAACATCGCCTAGTGGCTAATCTCATCCATGCGTCAGATAGCGAAATGGCGGTAAAGCGTGAAATTGGAATTTGGTTGCCAGACTTTCACTTTGACAGTTGTGAGAAAGAAGCAAGGCAATACCTATAA
- a CDS encoding tyrosine-type recombinase/integrase produces MPTGRYQTEDMRFLCVVIGYLSDRHNSRAKDTKNERRKARTIDIIQELHADLLAHKKQQDRIADEFPGYNPQGYVFITAEGNRFDPRTFEDLFYREIKAAGIKDANFHCLRHTFATRSIENGMDILVLSKILGHAKPSTTPNLYGHVLTEHKKDSIQKISSLYSTPISTVKQQQEQDKGFILSYNYSKRKKTFDCQMAVN; encoded by the coding sequence GTGCCAACGGGAAGATATCAGACAGAAGATATGCGATTTTTATGTGTTGTCATTGGATACCTGTCCGACCGCCACAACTCTCGAGCTAAGGACACCAAAAACGAAAGACGCAAGGCGCGGACCATTGATATTATTCAGGAACTGCATGCAGACCTACTCGCACATAAAAAACAACAGGACCGGATAGCCGACGAATTTCCGGGCTACAATCCGCAAGGTTATGTATTCATAACCGCCGAAGGAAATCGGTTCGATCCTCGAACGTTCGAGGATTTATTCTACCGGGAAATCAAAGCGGCCGGGATCAAAGATGCGAATTTTCACTGCCTGCGCCATACCTTCGCAACGCGGTCTATCGAAAACGGTATGGATATCCTGGTCCTTTCTAAAATTCTCGGCCATGCCAAACCATCCACCACGCCGAACCTTTACGGCCATGTACTGACCGAGCATAAAAAGGATAGCATACAGAAGATCAGCAGCCTGTACTCCACGCCGATCTCAACCGTAAAGCAGCAGCAGGAGCAGGATAAAGGGTTCATTCTCAGTTATAATTATTCAAAACGGAAAAAAACGTTTGACTGTCAAATGGCTGTCAATTAA